DNA from Candidatus Syntrophosphaera sp.:
TTGGTTTTTCAGCCCCGTCCCTGCCCCGGTTGAAACCGGTTTGTGAAAAATAGCTGAGCTTTCTACCCAATTTGCGTCTTTGACCAGATGTTAAACCAGCACAATAAAAACCTTGCTAACAAAAAGCTTGACTCCCCTCCACCTTTTCATTAAATTGTAATTAAACCACGGGAAAACCAGATGTCCGCTGTCCCGCAAGGGGCAGAGGAAAGTCCGGACACCACAGGGCGGGATACTTCCTAACGGGAAGCCGCAGCAATGCGGAGCCAGCTCCACAGAAACAAACCGCCCGGCACGCTCCTTTTGGTTGTCGTTGAGAGACTGCAGCTTTTTTTCAGTGCCGGGCAAGGGTGAAATGGTGGTGTAAGAGACCACCGGAAGCCTTGGTGACAGGGTTTGCCGGGAAAGCCTTATCCGGTGCAATGCCAAATAGGGAAGCCACGAAGCGCGGCCCGCGCGGTTACGGCTTCCGGGTAGGCAGCTTGAATCCGTCCGCGAGGGCGGATCCAGAGGAATGGACATCAGCCTCCGCGCGAGCGGGGGCCACAGAATCCGGCTTATCGTTTTCCCGTGGGCTTTTTATCCTGTTTCGTGTGGTTTATTGCGTCTTTCGTCCCGGCTATGGATTACCGGCGATCCCAGCACGGTTGTCATATATGCTCCGATCCGCGTTATTTCAGGCAGGTGATCTTCTTTGTGATGGTATCACTTCCTGCCTGTACCTGCAGCAGATACACGCCACTGGAGAGATCATGGGTATCCCAGTTTATGCTGCCATTGAGAAAATGGGAGAGATCAATTCCTCTCAGCAGACGCCCCTTCAGGTCAAAGAGTTTTATGTTCACATCCGTTTGTTTTAAGGGGCTTAGCTCAATCTGGATTTGTGATGAAAAAGGATTGGGGCTTACCCGAATAGTAAACTGGTCTCCAATTCCTGGAAGCACCGGGTCATCGTTTGCCACGGTTGTGTCCTCAAGCTGGGCATTACCTCCAAATACCCATACATATCCATTGAAGTTACCCCATGGCCAGGGATCGTATTCATGGGACGCGGCTATGGCTATATCGTCATAACCATCAGTATTAAAATCTCCGGTTACCAGACTATAGCCGTAGTTCTCATATCCGGGATTGTTTTTGATCATGTCAGCAGTTCCATTTACGTTTTGTTTGCCCAGCCAAACCGCGAACCCGCTTCCAAAGCTCGCTCCAACTGCGTCTTCATATCCGTCGTTATTGAAATCGCCATGCTCCAGCGAACGCTGGAACTCTCCGCCATACCAGGGAGGGTCCATATCAAAATCAGGTACAGCGTAGTTGATGTTAGTTCCACCCAGCCAGGCATGCATCCCCTCATCCGTAATGTAGCCCATGAAGTCGTCATAACCGTCGCCATTCATGTCTCCCAACGGTTTGCTGCCTCTTGATACTCCATACTGGCAATAGATGAGCGTGATTGGATCATCGGTATTCCCGGCAGCATTGCCATAATATAGCCGAATCAGATTGTGGGTTGGATCTGAAGACGGGGTGGCAAAGCCTGTTGTAAAATCATCGTAGCCATCGTTGTTGATGTCACCGATACCATGGATTGAACATGAGTAAGAATAACTTGCTTCACCATTAGAAACAACTTGTTCTTGAAATGATCCTCCCCAGATGATTGATAGTCTATTCAGGTAAGAAGGAGAATGCAGGTAATAGAACCCCATATCTCCGAAGCCGTCTCCATTTACATCACCCAGGGGTAATATCCTAAAAAAAGTGTATACGCTTCCATACAAATTGAGCACATAATCAGGATTATCCAGATTGGTGGTTCCACCATAGAAGAAGAGCAGTTTCTTATAGCTCTCATTCCAGGATATGTGGTCTTCTATGTACACACAGAGATCATCAAAGCCATCACCACTGATATCACCGACTCTATAAATCCCCCAAATTCTTCTGCCCACGCTATTGGCATAAGTGCCTTCTATTGTTATGCTGGCAGGAGTTGTTGAATTGAAACCAGCTCCACCATAATAGATATAGATCTTACCTCTTGCCGGGGTTATACCATAGTCGTATCCGTAAGCAAAAGAGCAGACT
Protein-coding regions in this window:
- a CDS encoding FG-GAP repeat protein, whose translation is MNKLSSAILLIPLLISFNILYAINDMPVIASFQGEHHSSDYGYSMVSLDFNHDGHDDLAVCSFAYGYDYGITPARGKIYIYYGGAGFNSTTPASITIEGTYANSVGRRIWGIYRVGDISGDGFDDLCVYIEDHISWNESYKKLLFFYGGTTNLDNPDYVLNLYGSVYTFFRILPLGDVNGDGFGDMGFYYLHSPSYLNRLSIIWGGSFQEQVVSNGEASYSYSCSIHGIGDINNDGYDDFTTGFATPSSDPTHNLIRLYYGNAAGNTDDPITLIYCQYGVSRGSKPLGDMNGDGYDDFMGYITDEGMHAWLGGTNINYAVPDFDMDPPWYGGEFQRSLEHGDFNNDGYEDAVGASFGSGFAVWLGKQNVNGTADMIKNNPGYENYGYSLVTGDFNTDGYDDIAIAASHEYDPWPWGNFNGYVWVFGGNAQLEDTTVANDDPVLPGIGDQFTIRVSPNPFSSQIQIELSPLKQTDVNIKLFDLKGRLLRGIDLSHFLNGSINWDTHDLSSGVYLLQVQAGSDTITKKITCLK